Proteins from a genomic interval of Nocardia sp. BMG51109:
- a CDS encoding YeiH family protein has translation MTNVRPLVPGLLLVIGVASVATALGLWAPVVGAPVLALLAGAALGAFRPRAVEDGGACGPGLAFARRRLLPAAIVLLGLGLPFDAVLRVGHSTGVVLLGTAVIGSLAALVVGRLLALDRESATLVAVGTTICGASAIAAATAVMRPRRAAAAYALGTIFVFNIVAVLVFPPVGRLLSMSDEGFGLWAGTAINDTSSVLAAGVVFGPAAAQFAVIVKLVRSLLIVPMCLGLHLERRRASGTGRFALRRVFPLFVPLFVAASVLAGTGLIPAVVGSASSRVSAWLIAGVCVAVGTSLTWERVRRAGARPLLFGGILSVVLAVGSLALACAGGWR, from the coding sequence ATGACGAACGTGCGGCCTCTTGTCCCCGGTCTGTTGCTCGTGATCGGCGTCGCTTCGGTGGCCACCGCGCTGGGGCTGTGGGCGCCCGTCGTGGGCGCACCCGTGCTTGCCCTGCTGGCGGGCGCGGCCCTCGGCGCCTTCCGGCCGCGCGCCGTCGAGGACGGGGGAGCCTGTGGTCCGGGGTTGGCCTTCGCCCGGCGGCGACTGCTGCCCGCGGCGATCGTGCTGCTCGGTCTCGGCTTGCCGTTCGACGCGGTGCTCCGGGTCGGGCACAGCACCGGGGTCGTACTTCTGGGCACGGCGGTGATCGGATCGCTCGCGGCGCTGGTGGTGGGTCGGCTGCTGGCGCTCGACCGCGAGTCGGCGACGCTGGTGGCGGTCGGGACGACCATCTGCGGTGCGTCCGCCATCGCCGCCGCCACGGCGGTCATGCGGCCGCGGAGAGCAGCGGCGGCGTACGCGCTGGGTACCATCTTCGTCTTCAATATCGTTGCGGTGCTGGTGTTTCCGCCGGTGGGACGGTTGCTGTCGATGTCCGACGAGGGGTTCGGGCTGTGGGCGGGCACCGCCATCAACGACACGTCCTCGGTGCTGGCGGCCGGTGTCGTCTTCGGACCGGCGGCCGCGCAGTTCGCGGTGATCGTCAAGCTCGTCCGCAGCCTGCTGATCGTGCCGATGTGCCTGGGCCTGCACCTCGAACGGCGGCGCGCGTCCGGGACCGGTCGTTTCGCCCTGCGGCGGGTCTTCCCGCTGTTCGTGCCGCTGTTCGTGGCGGCCTCGGTGCTCGCCGGTACCGGCCTGATCCCGGCGGTGGTCGGCAGCGCGTCGTCGCGCGTGAGCGCCTGGCTCATCGCCGGTGTCTGCGTCGCGGTCGGAACCTCGCTCACCTGGGAGCGGGTCCGCCGCGCGGGCGCCCGCCCGCTCCTGTTCGGCGGCATTCTCTCCGTCGTACTGGCGGTCGGCAGCCTGGCACTGGCCTGTGCCGGTGGATGGCGCTGA
- a CDS encoding TrkA C-terminal domain-containing protein, giving the protein MAPEFDMGERIAHLVTGRMLDYIEFDEDFAMVRTTAPDAVVGMTLTDSGLREHFHVTVVAIKPRNGEFTYATPQTVVSDGDELIVSGSIACVESFADLV; this is encoded by the coding sequence GTGGCGCCCGAATTCGACATGGGCGAGCGGATCGCGCACCTGGTCACCGGTCGCATGCTCGACTACATCGAGTTCGATGAAGACTTCGCCATGGTCCGCACCACCGCGCCCGACGCCGTCGTCGGCATGACACTCACCGACAGCGGGCTGCGCGAACACTTCCACGTCACCGTCGTCGCCATCAAACCACGCAACGGCGAATTCACCTACGCCACACCGCAAACCGTCGTCTCCGACGGCGACGAACTCATCGTGTCCGGCAGCATCGCCTGCGTGGAGTCGTTCGCCGACCTGGTGTGA
- the orn gene encoding oligoribonuclease → MVWMDCEMTGLRLDVDKLIEVAALVTDSDLNILGEGVDIVIHADDASLASMPPVVQEMHAKSGLTEEVRRSTVTMADAEQQVLDYVKQYVPTPRTVPLAGNSIATDRGFIARDMPALDAHLHYRMVDVSSIKELCRRWYPRIYFGQPEKGLTHRALADIKESIRELEYYRRTAFIPAPGPSTAEIAAVAGSVGSAEESPAGDAD, encoded by the coding sequence ATGGTGTGGATGGATTGCGAGATGACCGGCCTGCGACTGGACGTCGACAAGCTGATCGAGGTGGCCGCGCTGGTAACCGATAGCGACCTCAACATCCTCGGCGAGGGCGTCGACATCGTCATCCATGCCGACGACGCCTCGCTGGCCTCGATGCCGCCGGTGGTCCAGGAGATGCACGCCAAGTCCGGACTCACCGAAGAGGTGCGACGCTCCACCGTCACCATGGCCGACGCCGAGCAGCAGGTTCTCGACTACGTCAAGCAGTACGTGCCCACCCCGCGCACGGTCCCGCTGGCCGGCAACTCCATCGCCACCGACCGCGGCTTCATCGCCCGCGACATGCCCGCCCTCGACGCCCACCTGCACTACCGCATGGTCGACGTGAGCTCGATCAAGGAACTGTGCCGCCGCTGGTACCCCCGCATCTACTTCGGCCAGCCGGAAAAGGGCCTGACCCACCGCGCCCTGGCCGACATCAAGGAGTCCATCCGCGAGCTGGAGTACTACCGCCGCACCGCCTTCATCCCCGCCCCCGGCCCCTCCACGGCAGAGATCGCCGCGGTCGCCGGCAGCGTCGGTTCCGCAGAAGAATCCCCAGCTGGAGACGCCGATTAG
- the lysA gene encoding diaminopimelate decarboxylase produces the protein MTLLEIFPSLRSGMPSTRVDTAVWPCETHYDALGRIAIGGIALADIADQYGTPTYVLNETEVRDRCRAYRRHFPEAEIIYAAKALLTKSVAGWITGEGLSIDVCSGGELAIALAAGIDPRRIVLHGSGKPFAELEAAVAAGVGRIVIDSLTEITLLSALVSRTQQVLLRLSPDIDVHGHPAVKTGVADQKFGFPLGSAEADEAIERVLRQPALDLVGFHCHLGSQIHNPDHYGEAVRRLVAEMARVRDEFGAMPTQLDLGGGHAVAYRSGDAEMNLYELADIIEDALDAACARNRFPRPRISLEPGRAIVARAGVTLYRVMTIKHIEGGRTFVIVDGGMNDNPRVALYGARYDAVVANRHPTGPQMTATVAGRYCEAGDILAADVRLPADLRPGEIIAVPCTGAYHHSLASSYNGVGRPPLIGVREGRSRELVRRETAADLLARDLG, from the coding sequence GTGACTCTGCTCGAGATATTCCCCTCACTGCGATCGGGAATGCCGTCCACCCGGGTCGACACCGCCGTCTGGCCGTGCGAGACCCACTACGACGCGCTCGGCCGCATCGCCATCGGCGGCATCGCCCTGGCCGACATCGCCGATCAATACGGCACGCCGACCTATGTGCTGAACGAGACCGAGGTCCGCGACCGGTGCCGCGCCTACCGCAGGCACTTCCCCGAGGCCGAGATCATCTACGCCGCCAAGGCGCTGCTGACCAAGTCGGTGGCCGGGTGGATCACCGGCGAGGGCCTGTCGATCGACGTGTGCTCGGGCGGCGAACTGGCGATCGCGCTGGCCGCCGGCATCGACCCGCGGCGCATCGTGCTGCACGGCAGCGGGAAGCCGTTCGCCGAACTGGAGGCGGCCGTCGCCGCCGGGGTCGGCCGGATCGTGATCGACTCGCTCACCGAGATCACGCTGCTGTCGGCGCTGGTATCCCGGACACAGCAGGTGCTGCTGCGATTATCGCCCGATATCGACGTGCACGGGCATCCGGCGGTGAAAACCGGTGTGGCAGACCAGAAATTCGGATTCCCGCTCGGCAGCGCCGAGGCCGACGAGGCGATCGAGCGGGTGCTGCGGCAGCCCGCCCTCGACCTGGTGGGTTTCCACTGCCACCTGGGTTCGCAGATCCACAATCCGGATCACTACGGCGAGGCGGTGCGTCGCCTGGTCGCCGAAATGGCCCGGGTGCGTGACGAATTCGGCGCGATGCCGACCCAGCTCGATCTCGGCGGCGGGCACGCGGTGGCCTACCGCTCCGGCGATGCGGAGATGAACCTGTACGAGCTCGCCGACATCATCGAGGACGCGCTCGACGCCGCCTGCGCGCGCAATCGCTTTCCGCGCCCGCGCATCTCGCTGGAGCCGGGGCGGGCGATCGTGGCCCGGGCCGGGGTGACGCTGTACCGGGTGATGACGATCAAGCACATCGAGGGCGGCCGCACGTTCGTCATCGTCGACGGCGGCATGAACGACAATCCGCGCGTCGCGCTGTACGGCGCCCGCTACGACGCCGTCGTGGCCAACCGGCATCCCACCGGGCCGCAGATGACGGCCACGGTGGCCGGGCGCTACTGCGAGGCCGGCGACATCCTCGCCGCCGACGTGCGATTGCCCGCCGACCTGCGCCCCGGCGAGATCATCGCCGTCCCCTGCACCGGCGCCTACCACCACAGCCTCGCCTCCAGCTACAACGGCGTCGGCCGGCCGCCCCTGATCGGCGTCCGCGAGGGCCGCTCCCGCGAACTGGTCCGCCGTGAAACCGCAGCCGACCTCCTCGCCCGCGACCTCGGCTGA
- a CDS encoding lipase family protein: MSATFPVSHVPRSSLRRRGIVVLALVSALAAVPANAAPPPAEPPPPAALPDIINALVPPPPTADADPATLHRAVMPDPVGDEFFDDSPPGLDTLGEGQIVETREVTSAAAALLVVPVRRVTQLKFATTDAHGAPSFATATLAVPAADWSGPGPRPVVVNNVATDGLGRACSASYTLAHGLSPTTSPTDFVPPVTQLALSRGYAVLIPDHEGPRMAYAEPYVAGHIVLDAIRATRAVDPGELGDSRFGMFGYSGGAIATVAAAKLVAGYAPELATAVAGAAAGGVPADYEMLTHTMNGNFASSFFLAAVFGIARERPEILGKMNHLAEWIATSPLKNACISLIAPPGALSLPIDIAADITDPLHSPIAHEILEATRMPQMRSAVPMAIINGEQEFWIPAAGARALFEQQCRLGATASYIGVFGEHVIGMATSFEPAMTWLDDRLHGVSAPNGCPSR; encoded by the coding sequence ATGTCGGCAACATTCCCGGTGTCTCACGTTCCGCGCTCATCGTTGCGGCGCCGGGGCATCGTTGTGCTCGCGCTCGTGAGCGCGTTGGCCGCTGTCCCGGCGAACGCTGCGCCGCCACCCGCCGAGCCGCCGCCTCCGGCGGCCCTGCCGGACATCATCAACGCACTCGTGCCCCCGCCGCCGACGGCCGACGCGGACCCGGCGACCCTGCACCGCGCGGTGATGCCCGATCCGGTGGGCGACGAATTCTTCGACGACTCGCCGCCCGGACTCGACACCCTCGGCGAGGGGCAGATCGTCGAGACCCGCGAGGTGACCTCGGCCGCCGCGGCACTGCTGGTGGTGCCCGTGCGGCGAGTCACGCAACTCAAATTCGCCACCACCGACGCTCACGGCGCACCGTCGTTCGCGACAGCGACACTGGCGGTCCCCGCCGCGGACTGGTCCGGTCCCGGCCCACGGCCCGTGGTCGTCAACAATGTCGCGACCGACGGCCTCGGCCGCGCCTGCAGCGCGAGCTACACGCTCGCCCACGGCCTGTCACCGACCACCTCACCGACCGATTTCGTCCCACCCGTCACCCAGCTCGCTCTGTCTCGCGGATACGCGGTCCTGATACCCGATCACGAAGGCCCCCGCATGGCCTACGCCGAACCCTACGTCGCCGGACACATCGTTCTCGACGCGATACGCGCCACCCGGGCGGTCGATCCCGGCGAACTGGGCGACAGCCGCTTCGGCATGTTCGGCTACTCGGGCGGGGCGATCGCCACGGTCGCCGCCGCGAAACTCGTCGCCGGCTACGCACCGGAACTCGCTACGGCCGTGGCCGGTGCCGCCGCGGGCGGAGTCCCCGCCGACTACGAGATGCTCACCCACACCATGAACGGGAACTTCGCCAGCTCGTTCTTCCTGGCGGCCGTCTTCGGCATCGCCCGCGAACGCCCCGAGATACTCGGGAAAATGAACCACCTGGCGGAATGGATCGCCACCTCACCTCTGAAAAACGCCTGTATCAGCCTGATCGCACCACCCGGTGCACTATCGCTGCCGATCGACATCGCCGCCGACATCACCGATCCGCTGCACTCCCCGATCGCACACGAAATACTGGAAGCCACCCGCATGCCGCAGATGCGTTCGGCGGTACCGATGGCGATCATCAACGGCGAACAGGAATTCTGGATCCCCGCCGCCGGCGCCCGCGCCCTGTTCGAGCAACAGTGCCGACTCGGCGCCACCGCCTCGTACATCGGCGTCTTCGGCGAACACGTCATCGGCATGGCCACCAGCTTCGAACCCGCCATGACCTGGCTCGACGACCGGCTACACGGCGTATCCGCCCCCAACGGCTGCCCCAGCAGATAG
- a CDS encoding LysR substrate-binding domain-containing protein → MSLPPEMPDLGALDLLVSVAELGSLGAAARRHGISQPAASLRITALERRLRLRLLDRGPTGSALTEDGHAVVDRARPVLDAAAGFLDGVVALRDVDKPRLHIASSKTIADHRIPQWLEALRRSSPEVTVTLEVDNSLHVAELVRTGGADLGFVEGPHAPRDLGGRVLGADDLVVVVAPTHRWARRRRPLTLLELAGTSLLWRESGSGTRDTVWETLRPYGPVAAPAAELGSAAAILAAARSGTAPAVLSGLIAAPDLRTGALHAVELADPAALTRKFRAVWRRASPPSGAADLLVRYALRLEHRP, encoded by the coding sequence ATGAGCCTGCCACCCGAGATGCCGGACCTGGGGGCACTCGACCTGCTCGTTTCCGTGGCGGAGCTCGGCAGTCTCGGTGCCGCCGCGCGCCGGCACGGCATCAGCCAGCCCGCCGCGAGCCTGCGCATCACCGCACTGGAGCGTCGGCTGCGCCTGCGGCTGCTGGATCGCGGCCCCACCGGCTCGGCGCTGACCGAGGACGGTCACGCCGTGGTCGATCGGGCTCGTCCCGTACTCGACGCCGCCGCCGGATTCCTGGACGGCGTCGTGGCCCTGCGCGACGTCGACAAGCCGCGGCTGCATATCGCTTCCTCGAAAACTATTGCCGACCACCGGATTCCGCAGTGGCTGGAGGCTCTGCGCCGAAGCAGTCCGGAGGTGACGGTCACCCTCGAGGTGGACAACTCGCTGCACGTCGCGGAACTGGTGCGCACCGGCGGGGCCGATCTGGGATTCGTCGAAGGTCCGCATGCGCCACGGGATCTCGGCGGCCGCGTCCTCGGCGCGGACGATCTGGTCGTGGTCGTCGCCCCGACCCATCGATGGGCTCGCCGCCGCAGGCCGCTGACCCTGCTCGAACTCGCCGGCACCTCCCTGCTGTGGCGCGAATCGGGCTCGGGCACAAGGGATACCGTATGGGAGACGCTGCGCCCGTACGGCCCCGTCGCGGCGCCGGCGGCCGAACTCGGTTCGGCGGCGGCGATTCTGGCCGCCGCACGCAGCGGCACCGCACCCGCGGTGCTCAGCGGACTCATCGCCGCACCGGATCTGCGCACCGGCGCCCTGCACGCGGTCGAACTCGCCGACCCGGCCGCCCTCACCCGGAAATTCCGCGCCGTCTGGCGGCGGGCGAGCCCACCGTCCGGCGCGGCCGACCTCCTCGTCCGCTACGCGCTGCGCCTCGAGCACCGGCCGTAG
- the cmrA gene encoding mycolate reductase (Catalyzes the final step in mycolic acid biosynthesis.), which yields MSLPAPTSENRAVVTGASSGIGTALAEELARRGYSLILVARRGDLLTELAQRLTERYGVTAEVRAVDLSDREQRSPLTQELSARDIAVLCNNAGVATFGPVAELDPGFERSIMELNAVAVHDLTLAVLPGMIERRGGGILVTGSAAGNMPIPHNATYAATKAFTNSFSESLRGELTGTGINVTLLAPGPVRTDNPDQDEVGGKIPDFVWVTAAYTAKISIDALERNKMRVVPGLISKGMSVAGQYAPRALTAPIVGTFYKRLGGS from the coding sequence GTGAGCCTGCCTGCACCGACCTCCGAGAACCGTGCCGTCGTCACCGGAGCCTCCTCCGGGATCGGGACCGCGCTGGCCGAAGAGCTTGCCCGGCGCGGATATTCGCTGATCCTGGTGGCCCGCCGGGGCGATCTGCTGACCGAACTCGCCCAGCGGCTGACCGAGCGGTACGGCGTCACCGCCGAGGTGCGCGCGGTGGATCTGTCCGATCGCGAACAGCGTTCGCCGCTGACCCAGGAGCTGTCGGCCCGCGATATCGCCGTACTCTGCAACAACGCCGGTGTCGCCACGTTCGGCCCGGTCGCCGAGCTCGATCCCGGTTTCGAGCGGTCGATCATGGAGCTCAACGCGGTGGCCGTGCACGACCTCACGCTCGCCGTGCTGCCCGGCATGATCGAGCGGCGCGGCGGCGGCATCCTCGTCACCGGCTCGGCGGCGGGCAACATGCCGATCCCACACAACGCCACCTACGCGGCGACCAAGGCGTTCACCAACAGCTTCTCCGAATCGCTGCGCGGCGAACTCACCGGCACCGGCATCAACGTCACGCTGCTCGCGCCCGGCCCGGTCCGCACCGACAACCCGGATCAGGACGAGGTCGGCGGCAAGATCCCCGACTTCGTCTGGGTCACCGCCGCCTACACCGCGAAGATCTCGATCGACGCCCTGGAACGCAACAAGATGCGCGTGGTCCCCGGCCTGATCAGCAAGGGTATGAGCGTAGCCGGGCAGTACGCGCCGCGGGCTCTGACGGCACCGATCGTCGGCACCTTCTACAAGCGGCTGGGCGGCAGCTGA
- a CDS encoding sensor histidine kinase, with translation MSGRSAVPYLVALSGLAVVTIAFLPFRDLISDRPGAVALVHVVVVLLVAGRWGRAPALVASVAGVLMWSVVFLVPGPTGGRGRLRLDDWMLLTAFIVAIGTAGGFALSAATMRRAVRTAALWTRADRLYTDLQRETEERRRAEQELRAREATLRSLFESAPDCVVVCDREGRIVCVNPQAEKMFGYAGADLLGRTVETLLPERSRALHVDRRTACLTAPDHRPVDATFTARRRDGTEFPVEVMLSSMERAHGPLVIEVVRDVTERRHAEDRIRSSLREKEILLAEVHHRVKNNLQTITSLLSLQSRCLEEQSLREVLEESQDRIRSMALVHEQLYQSSGPARIDAAEYLENLIANLASSYGADSRRIQLRITVRDVTLGMNTAIPCGLLVCEVVSNALKHAFPDGRCGEIRVDLRPAGSDRIRLLVSDNGIGLPAAVDFRTTRSLGLRLINALTAQLDGTITRSGDAGTTFDISLVNQASPTTPCGPPPLTSRSQTESLGDAATDTDVGEPCLSGGADVRGNAEESRAVRRDGEFDRPEDG, from the coding sequence GTGAGCGGCAGATCGGCGGTCCCGTACCTCGTCGCGCTGTCAGGGCTGGCGGTGGTGACCATCGCTTTCCTGCCGTTTCGCGATCTGATCAGTGACCGGCCAGGAGCAGTGGCTCTCGTCCACGTCGTCGTTGTCCTTCTGGTCGCCGGGCGGTGGGGCAGGGCACCCGCCCTGGTTGCTTCGGTGGCTGGGGTGTTGATGTGGAGCGTGGTGTTTCTGGTCCCGGGACCGACCGGGGGCCGGGGCCGCTTACGGCTCGATGACTGGATGTTGCTGACCGCCTTCATCGTCGCTATCGGCACCGCGGGGGGTTTCGCGCTGTCGGCGGCCACCATGCGCCGTGCCGTGCGGACCGCGGCGCTGTGGACCCGGGCGGACCGCCTCTACACCGACCTGCAGCGGGAGACCGAGGAGCGGCGACGAGCCGAACAGGAGCTGCGCGCCCGTGAGGCGACGCTGCGCAGCTTGTTCGAATCGGCTCCCGACTGTGTTGTGGTGTGCGATCGGGAAGGGCGCATCGTCTGCGTCAATCCGCAGGCCGAGAAGATGTTCGGGTACGCGGGCGCGGATCTGCTGGGGCGGACCGTCGAAACCCTGCTTCCGGAACGTTCCCGCGCTCTGCACGTGGACCGCCGCACCGCCTGTCTCACAGCTCCCGATCACCGGCCGGTGGACGCGACGTTCACAGCCCGGCGCCGCGACGGGACCGAGTTTCCCGTCGAGGTCATGCTGAGTTCGATGGAGCGGGCGCACGGGCCGCTGGTGATCGAGGTCGTCCGTGACGTCACCGAGCGTCGGCACGCCGAGGATCGGATCAGGTCCTCGCTTCGCGAAAAGGAGATCCTGCTCGCGGAGGTCCATCACCGCGTGAAGAACAATCTCCAGACCATCACCAGCCTGCTCAGTCTGCAGTCGCGCTGCTTGGAGGAACAATCCCTGCGGGAGGTGCTCGAGGAAAGCCAGGACCGTATCCGATCGATGGCGCTGGTCCACGAGCAGCTGTACCAGTCGAGCGGACCGGCTCGCATCGACGCGGCCGAGTACCTCGAGAATCTGATAGCCAACCTCGCGTCTTCCTATGGTGCCGACAGCCGACGCATCCAATTGCGGATCACGGTGCGGGACGTGACGCTGGGGATGAACACGGCGATCCCGTGCGGGCTGCTCGTGTGCGAGGTGGTGTCGAATGCGCTCAAGCACGCCTTCCCGGACGGACGGTGTGGTGAGATCCGCGTCGATCTACGGCCGGCAGGCAGCGACCGGATACGGTTGCTGGTGAGCGACAACGGAATCGGACTGCCGGCAGCAGTGGACTTCCGCACAACCCGTTCCCTGGGGTTACGCCTCATCAACGCCCTGACCGCCCAACTGGACGGCACGATCACCCGGTCCGGCGATGCGGGAACGACCTTCGACATCAGCCTCGTCAACCAGGCGAGCCCGACAACGCCGTGCGGGCCGCCACCGTTGACCAGTCGTTCTCAGACCGAGAGCCTCGGTGACGCGGCAACTGACACGGATGTTGGCGAACCGTGTCTATCTGGGGGAGCTGACGTGCGCGGTAACGCTGAGGAGTCTCGAGCCGTTCGGCGTGACGGTGAGTTCGACCGTCCCGAGGATGGGTAG
- a CDS encoding helicase HerA-like domain-containing protein, whose protein sequence is MGTSGEKAAADSGNSEAQEIAAGYAFEGAALELGTVVVGEAVDPAARVRIPLRMMNRHGLVAGATGTGKTKTLQGIAEQLSAAGVPVVLADVKGDLSGLSRPGEGGDKLTARARETGDTDWAPAGYPTEFVSLGTEGIGVPIRATITAFGPILLSKVLGLNETQESTLGLIFHWADGQGLALLDLKDLRSVIQHLTSPEGKEDLKGIGGVSAATAGVILRALVNLENEGGDTFFGEPELDPSDLLRTDGDRGVITLFELGAQSSRPVLFSTFLMWVLADLFQTLPEIGDIDKPKLVFLFDEAHLLFHGASKAFLDQVEQTVKLIRSKGVGVFFCTQLPTDVPNQVLSQLGARIQHALRAFTPEDQKALTKTVRTYPKTGVYDLEQALTSLGIGEAVVTVLSEQGAPTPVAWTRLRPPRSLMNTIGEDAIRAQAQSSPLAAEYGETVDRESAYELLNAKVAAAEPEPEGKPEKPSRDEDSAVDRMMKNPAVKGFLRSAASAAGREISRSIFGTRRR, encoded by the coding sequence ATGGGTACTTCCGGGGAGAAAGCGGCGGCGGATTCGGGGAACTCCGAGGCGCAGGAGATCGCCGCCGGATACGCCTTCGAGGGCGCGGCGCTCGAGCTGGGGACGGTGGTGGTCGGCGAGGCGGTCGATCCGGCCGCCCGGGTGCGGATTCCGCTGCGGATGATGAACCGGCACGGCCTGGTGGCGGGGGCGACCGGTACCGGTAAGACGAAGACCCTGCAGGGCATCGCCGAGCAGCTGTCCGCGGCCGGGGTGCCGGTGGTGCTGGCCGATGTGAAGGGCGACCTGTCGGGGTTGTCGCGGCCGGGCGAGGGCGGCGACAAGCTGACTGCGCGCGCCCGCGAGACCGGCGACACCGACTGGGCGCCGGCCGGTTACCCGACCGAGTTCGTCTCGCTCGGCACCGAGGGCATCGGGGTGCCGATCCGCGCCACCATCACGGCGTTCGGCCCGATTCTGTTGTCGAAGGTGCTGGGGCTCAACGAGACTCAGGAATCCACGCTCGGCCTGATCTTCCACTGGGCCGACGGGCAGGGGCTCGCGCTGTTGGACCTGAAGGATCTGCGGTCGGTCATCCAGCACCTGACCAGCCCGGAGGGCAAGGAGGACCTGAAGGGCATCGGCGGCGTCTCGGCGGCCACCGCGGGCGTGATCCTGCGGGCGCTGGTGAATCTGGAGAACGAGGGCGGCGACACCTTCTTCGGCGAGCCCGAACTGGATCCGTCGGACCTGCTGCGCACGGACGGCGATCGGGGCGTGATCACGCTGTTCGAGCTGGGCGCGCAGTCGTCGCGGCCGGTGCTGTTCTCCACCTTCCTGATGTGGGTGCTGGCGGATCTGTTCCAGACGCTCCCCGAGATCGGCGATATCGATAAGCCCAAGCTGGTCTTCCTCTTCGACGAGGCCCATCTGCTGTTCCACGGCGCCTCGAAGGCGTTCCTGGATCAGGTGGAGCAGACGGTGAAGCTGATCCGGTCCAAGGGCGTCGGCGTGTTCTTCTGCACCCAGCTGCCCACCGACGTGCCGAATCAGGTGCTGTCGCAGCTGGGCGCCCGCATCCAGCACGCGCTGCGCGCCTTCACCCCCGAGGATCAGAAGGCGCTGACCAAGACGGTGCGCACCTACCCGAAGACCGGCGTCTACGACCTGGAGCAGGCGCTCACCTCGCTCGGTATCGGCGAGGCGGTGGTGACGGTGCTGTCCGAACAGGGCGCCCCGACGCCGGTGGCCTGGACGCGCCTGCGCCCGCCGCGCTCGCTGATGAACACCATCGGTGAGGACGCCATTCGCGCGCAGGCGCAGTCCAGCCCGCTCGCGGCCGAGTACGGCGAGACCGTCGACCGCGAATCGGCCTACGAGCTGCTGAACGCGAAGGTCGCCGCGGCGGAGCCGGAACCCGAAGGCAAACCCGAAAAACCTTCTCGCGACGAAGATTCGGCCGTCGACCGCATGATGAAGAATCCGGCGGTCAAGGGTTTCCTCCGTTCCGCCGCCAGCGCCGCGGGCCGCGAGATCAGCCGCAGCATCTTCGGCACCCGCCGCCGCTGA
- a CDS encoding helix-turn-helix domain-containing protein, which translates to MLEASAPAQIILHDRNRAVHGRIEGWQFGATGLVRVRTAGFCVVRTPRQIRQSPASSLQISLSRNSIVRRTQGNIRSELRPQQTHITDYNQPFEVDWCGGEGIALGIPLQDLGVPAETLRRADHLQASPFHSLIANQLLLMADAAEVLVADPAATDLGAACVEMVRALLISAAGGHGDGTALPADIMITQIRHYIQQHLTDPDLAPASIARAHHISIRYLYKLCARANFSLHRWIIAQRLERVRRDLADPKNRHRTIAVIAQQYSFRDPSHFTRRFRAAYGMTPREWRDTALTHRPS; encoded by the coding sequence GTGCTGGAAGCGTCGGCACCGGCACAAATAATCCTGCACGATCGGAACCGCGCTGTACACGGCCGTATAGAAGGATGGCAGTTCGGCGCGACAGGACTGGTGCGGGTACGCACAGCCGGTTTTTGCGTAGTACGCACCCCGCGTCAGATCCGGCAGTCACCGGCCTCGTCGTTGCAGATCTCCTTGTCCCGCAACAGCATCGTGCGACGAACGCAAGGCAACATCCGATCCGAACTCCGGCCGCAACAGACACACATAACGGACTACAACCAACCCTTCGAGGTCGATTGGTGCGGCGGCGAGGGTATCGCCTTGGGAATCCCATTGCAGGACCTCGGCGTACCGGCCGAAACCCTCCGCCGCGCCGACCACCTGCAAGCCAGTCCATTTCACTCGTTGATCGCCAACCAGCTTCTTCTCATGGCCGACGCCGCAGAAGTCCTCGTCGCCGATCCCGCCGCGACCGACCTCGGTGCCGCCTGTGTGGAGATGGTGCGCGCCCTGCTGATCTCCGCCGCAGGCGGCCACGGCGACGGCACCGCACTGCCCGCCGACATCATGATCACCCAGATCCGCCACTACATCCAACAGCACCTCACCGACCCCGACCTCGCCCCCGCGAGCATCGCCCGCGCACACCACATCTCGATCCGCTACCTCTACAAACTCTGCGCTCGAGCCAACTTCAGTCTGCACCGATGGATCATCGCCCAGCGCCTCGAGCGCGTCCGCCGCGACCTCGCCGACCCGAAAAATCGGCACCGGACCATCGCGGTCATCGCACAGCAATACAGCTTCCGCGACCCCTCACACTTCACCCGCCGCTTCCGCGCCGCCTACGGTATGACCCCCCGTGAATGGCGCGACACAGCACTCACCCACCGACCGAGCTAA